In the genome of Candidatus Microbacterium phytovorans, one region contains:
- a CDS encoding DUF308 domain-containing protein: protein MSTDVPLAKSEVNGIRTTLGLAGLLTLVAGILILVWPGQTAVVVTWILAIYIIAAGLVYAGLGIFSKTKGGWARVGHIALGLLFVITGIITFSNLTATTVWLAVFVSVFIGISWIVEGIVSLSTLGDSKSKAWTVFFAIVSVIAGLYLLFSPLWGAVVLWWLLGIMLIAMGVLNLVRAFTFGK, encoded by the coding sequence ATGTCAACTGACGTTCCGCTCGCGAAGTCCGAGGTCAACGGCATCCGCACGACACTCGGTCTCGCCGGACTCCTCACCCTCGTCGCCGGCATCCTGATCCTCGTCTGGCCGGGCCAGACCGCCGTCGTCGTGACGTGGATCCTCGCCATCTACATCATCGCCGCCGGCCTCGTCTACGCCGGCCTGGGCATCTTCAGCAAGACGAAGGGTGGCTGGGCTCGTGTCGGCCATATCGCCCTCGGCCTGCTCTTCGTCATCACGGGAATCATCACGTTCTCGAACCTCACCGCCACGACGGTCTGGCTCGCGGTCTTCGTCTCCGTCTTCATCGGTATCAGCTGGATCGTCGAGGGCATCGTCTCGCTCTCCACGCTCGGCGACTCGAAGTCGAAGGCCTGGACCGTCTTCTTCGCGATCGTGAGTGTCATCGCCGGGCTCTACCTGCTGTTCTCGCCGCTGTGGGGAGCCGTCGTCCTGTGGTGGCTGCTGGGCATCATGCTCATCGCCATGGGTGTCCTGAACCTCGTCCGCGCGTTCACGTTCGGCAAGTAG
- a CDS encoding AEC family transporter, which yields MLEALTGFVVIGVAIFVGWLLGRIDLLGPHARHVLGRLVFFVLSPFLLFVVLSQADVHTLFSAMLPVSAIAAVVIFVVYGLVARLWWRRSVGETLIGALSAGQVNSNNIGIPLSLYLLGSAAYPAPVILLQLVVFTPIAMAVFEAVSTGQRRVTPIVRRTVSNPLVVGSVLGMLVSLSGWSPPPMIIEPATLIANACVPVMLISYGISLHGRRVLGTRGRRRDVLVASGLKLFVMPVIAWAVAAFVFRLSPADVLIVTVLAALPTAQNVFNYAQRFDIGEPIARDTVFLTTIGCVPVLLLITVLLGS from the coding sequence ATGCTGGAGGCGCTCACGGGTTTCGTCGTCATCGGCGTCGCCATCTTCGTGGGATGGCTCCTCGGGCGCATCGATCTGCTCGGGCCTCACGCGCGCCACGTGCTCGGACGGCTCGTGTTCTTCGTCCTCTCACCGTTCCTGCTGTTCGTCGTGCTCTCGCAGGCCGACGTCCACACGCTCTTCTCCGCCATGCTCCCGGTCTCGGCGATCGCCGCCGTCGTGATCTTCGTCGTGTACGGCCTCGTGGCTCGGCTCTGGTGGCGGCGGAGCGTCGGCGAGACCCTCATCGGCGCACTGTCGGCGGGACAGGTCAACTCGAACAACATCGGCATCCCCCTGTCGTTGTATCTCCTCGGCAGCGCGGCGTATCCGGCGCCGGTGATCCTGTTGCAACTCGTGGTGTTCACGCCGATCGCGATGGCGGTGTTCGAGGCCGTCTCCACCGGTCAGCGCCGCGTGACCCCGATCGTCCGACGCACCGTGAGCAACCCGCTCGTCGTCGGCTCGGTGCTCGGAATGCTCGTTTCGCTTTCCGGCTGGTCGCCGCCCCCGATGATCATCGAGCCGGCCACGCTCATCGCCAACGCCTGCGTGCCGGTCATGCTGATCTCGTACGGCATCTCCCTGCACGGCCGGCGTGTGCTCGGAACCCGCGGACGGCGCCGAGATGTCCTGGTCGCCTCCGGGCTCAAGCTGTTCGTGATGCCCGTGATCGCCTGGGCAGTGGCGGCATTCGTCTTCCGCCTCTCCCCCGCTGATGTTCTCATCGTCACCGTGTTGGCCGCTCTTCCCACGGCTCAGAACGTCTTCAACTACGCCCAGCGGTTCGACATCGGCGAGCCGATCGCGCGCGACACCGTTTTCCTCACCACCATCGGCTGCGTTCCCGTACTCCTGCTGATCACGGTTCTCCTCGGAAGCTGA
- a CDS encoding VOC family protein, producing MSEDGWRAFLDDDPTDWVILHGGPTAVFRVGSLAEAARLAAAIAEVPRLGDRTLLSATSDRLTVKLTREMWGTEAEHIAVARAISDVARAHGAVADPSSVQEVQVAVAAQPDAIDLPFWRAVLGYAPLHDDNGLDPLGQGSTVWMQELDSGKPLRHAMHLDVSLPREHIVARLEAAVAAGGRIVDESEAPSAWILADRAGNKVCLAAWPDGAHPSSDS from the coding sequence ATGAGCGAAGACGGCTGGCGCGCGTTTCTCGACGACGACCCGACGGACTGGGTCATTCTCCACGGCGGCCCGACGGCGGTGTTCCGCGTCGGCTCACTGGCCGAGGCTGCGCGGCTGGCCGCCGCAATCGCCGAGGTGCCCAGACTCGGCGACCGCACCCTGCTCTCGGCGACATCCGACCGCCTCACGGTAAAGCTCACGCGGGAGATGTGGGGCACCGAGGCGGAGCACATCGCCGTCGCTCGCGCAATCTCCGACGTGGCGCGCGCACACGGGGCGGTCGCCGACCCGTCGTCGGTGCAGGAGGTCCAGGTCGCCGTCGCCGCTCAGCCCGACGCGATCGATCTGCCGTTCTGGCGGGCTGTGCTCGGCTACGCGCCTCTGCACGATGACAACGGCCTCGATCCGCTCGGCCAGGGGTCGACGGTGTGGATGCAGGAACTCGACTCCGGCAAGCCGCTGCGTCACGCCATGCACCTGGATGTGTCACTCCCCCGTGAGCACATCGTGGCGCGGCTGGAGGCCGCTGTCGCCGCCGGCGGACGCATCGTCGACGAGAGCGAGGCGCCGAGTGCGTGGATCCTCGCCGATCGGGCGGGCAACAAGGTGTGCCTCGCGGCGTGGCCGGACGGCGCGCACCCCTCGTCGGATTCGTGA
- a CDS encoding SRPBCC family protein, which produces MRDLLLRGLTGSSHEPIVTIVRRYAATPDDVWSALTDSSRLARWLGDVERDADDPALVRIRFADDPDGPAALRIEQCAPAETLAVGWTWDAEAPSRVRVDLRRDGDGTILTLEHRLGEPDHVADYGGGWESHLRALAKLHGGADNGTDAAAPWALLAQRPLHLEIELSSPVADVWASLTRPERLRTWWWNHWDDVEITADARPGGAYRFAAGAAGIAVAGRYLAVEAPHRLAFTWRWSDADGESRDEACDIDLRETAAGCVLTLRHTGPWTDDGPVESYRQGWEFVFAALRVSLGEEGTR; this is translated from the coding sequence ATGCGTGACCTGCTTCTTCGAGGCCTGACAGGCTCGTCGCACGAGCCGATCGTGACGATCGTGCGGCGCTACGCCGCGACTCCCGACGACGTGTGGTCGGCGCTCACCGACAGCTCCCGCCTCGCCCGCTGGCTCGGCGACGTCGAACGGGATGCCGATGACCCCGCCCTCGTGCGCATCCGTTTCGCGGATGATCCCGACGGCCCCGCTGCGCTGCGCATCGAGCAGTGCGCTCCCGCGGAGACCCTCGCCGTGGGGTGGACCTGGGATGCCGAAGCCCCGAGCCGCGTGCGCGTCGACCTCCGACGTGACGGCGACGGCACGATTCTCACCCTCGAGCACCGTCTCGGCGAGCCCGATCACGTCGCGGACTACGGCGGCGGGTGGGAGTCGCACCTTCGCGCGTTGGCCAAGCTCCACGGGGGAGCGGACAATGGCACGGATGCTGCCGCACCGTGGGCCCTGCTCGCACAGCGCCCGCTCCACCTGGAGATCGAGCTGTCGTCGCCGGTGGCCGACGTGTGGGCCTCCCTCACACGGCCCGAGAGGCTGCGCACCTGGTGGTGGAACCACTGGGACGACGTCGAGATCACGGCCGACGCCCGCCCGGGTGGCGCCTACCGGTTCGCGGCGGGAGCGGCAGGCATCGCCGTGGCGGGGCGCTACCTCGCCGTCGAGGCCCCGCACCGCCTGGCGTTCACGTGGCGGTGGAGCGACGCCGACGGCGAGAGCCGCGACGAAGCGTGCGACATCGACCTCCGCGAGACCGCCGCCGGGTGCGTCCTGACTCTGCGGCACACGGGTCCGTGGACGGACGACGGCCCTGTCGAGTCGTATCGACAGGGGTGGGAGTTCGTCTTCGCGGCGTTGCGCGTCAGCCTCGGGGAGGAGGGCACCCGATGA
- a CDS encoding metalloregulator ArsR/SmtB family transcription factor yields the protein MNSFDLLADPVRRRIVEILANADRTSGEISRAIGSEFGISQPAVSNQLRVLRDGGVAEARADGARRLYALRPEALDEAAAWVAEQRARWTHRLDALDTELRRGIAHSEQERREDHA from the coding sequence GTGAACTCCTTCGATCTGCTCGCCGATCCGGTGCGTCGGCGCATCGTCGAGATCCTCGCCAACGCCGACCGCACCTCGGGTGAGATCAGTCGAGCCATCGGCTCGGAGTTCGGCATCTCACAGCCCGCCGTCTCGAACCAGTTGCGTGTGCTGCGCGACGGGGGAGTCGCCGAGGCACGCGCAGACGGCGCCCGGCGACTGTACGCACTGCGGCCCGAAGCGCTCGACGAGGCCGCAGCCTGGGTGGCCGAGCAACGAGCTCGATGGACGCACCGGCTCGACGCCCTCGACACCGAACTGCGACGCGGGATCGCACACTCCGAGCAAGAGAGGCGAGAGGACCATGCGTGA
- a CDS encoding DUF2087 domain-containing protein: MAPARIHLDLIPRVDTTSWTLRVDGVDVGVLRGSVRSSDVELFVEVDESARRRGIARAAIGRLLGSAPWGHDVRYIAEVDAGDEAAASLARRLGFTPEDAGGAGHKWSRSAPRARAAADDIARFLDRDGRIDRYPLRSADRKALLTWVAARALPHGVVLDEAAVNARLEPYAPAGDVAVLRRYLVDHGLVERTRSGSEYVRVERVAG, encoded by the coding sequence ATGGCGCCCGCCCGCATCCACCTCGATCTGATCCCCCGCGTCGACACGACATCATGGACTCTTCGTGTCGACGGCGTCGATGTCGGCGTGCTGCGCGGAAGTGTGCGCAGCAGCGACGTCGAGCTGTTCGTCGAGGTGGACGAGTCGGCGCGGCGCCGCGGGATCGCACGTGCAGCGATCGGCCGCCTTCTCGGCTCCGCGCCGTGGGGCCACGACGTGCGCTACATCGCCGAGGTCGACGCGGGCGACGAGGCTGCTGCGTCTCTCGCGCGCCGGCTGGGGTTCACGCCCGAGGATGCCGGGGGTGCCGGCCACAAGTGGAGTCGCTCCGCCCCGCGCGCCCGGGCCGCCGCCGACGATATCGCCCGCTTCCTCGACCGCGACGGACGGATCGACCGCTACCCGCTGCGCAGCGCCGACCGGAAGGCTCTTCTGACGTGGGTCGCGGCGCGGGCCCTGCCGCACGGTGTGGTGCTCGATGAGGCCGCGGTGAACGCGCGGCTGGAGCCGTACGCCCCCGCGGGCGATGTCGCCGTGCTGCGGCGGTATCTGGTCGATCACGGACTCGTCGAACGCACGCGATCGGGCTCGGAGTATGTGAGGGTCGAGCGCGTCGCAGGTTAG
- a CDS encoding sigma-70 family RNA polymerase sigma factor has product MPLEATRAVEAVWRIEGPRIVATLAKMTGDLGQAEDVAQEALAEALTSWPEAGIPANAGAWLTATAKRRAIDAWRRRERRDDRYRLIAHELSESAEDSWEPIDDDLLRLVFTACHPALSRESQVALTLRVVGGLTSAEIARMLLVPVATVQARITRAKKTLSAAGVAFETPEPSEWRARLDGVLGVVYLIFTEGYAATAGERWMRPELADEALRLGRVLCGLVPREPEPVALVALMEFQRARFASREDAAGRPVLLADQDRTMWDRRQIARGRAALRRADLLASGRGRGTYALQAAIAECHTVASHVDDTDWETIVVLYEALGRIAPSPIVELNRAVAVSMATGPATALRIVDDLARRGELRGSPLLPSVRGELLARLGRATEAREEFAHAIALTANDAQRRVLEEKAAALD; this is encoded by the coding sequence ATGCCGCTCGAGGCCACGCGAGCCGTCGAGGCCGTCTGGCGGATCGAGGGCCCCCGCATCGTCGCGACGCTCGCGAAGATGACGGGCGACCTCGGCCAGGCGGAGGACGTCGCCCAGGAAGCGCTCGCGGAGGCTCTGACGTCCTGGCCGGAGGCCGGGATACCCGCGAACGCGGGCGCCTGGCTCACGGCGACGGCCAAACGCCGTGCCATCGACGCGTGGCGTCGGCGCGAGCGCCGCGACGATCGCTATCGGCTCATCGCGCACGAGCTGTCGGAGTCGGCGGAAGACTCGTGGGAGCCGATCGACGACGACCTGTTGAGGCTCGTCTTCACGGCGTGCCATCCGGCGCTGTCACGGGAGTCGCAGGTCGCCCTCACCCTCCGCGTCGTCGGCGGTCTCACCTCGGCCGAGATCGCCCGAATGCTGCTGGTTCCTGTCGCCACCGTGCAGGCACGGATCACGCGAGCGAAGAAGACCCTGTCGGCGGCAGGTGTCGCCTTCGAGACGCCGGAACCGTCGGAGTGGCGGGCGCGGCTGGACGGCGTGCTCGGCGTGGTGTATCTGATCTTCACCGAGGGCTACGCGGCGACGGCAGGGGAACGGTGGATGCGCCCGGAGCTCGCCGACGAGGCCCTGCGCCTCGGACGGGTGCTGTGCGGGCTGGTCCCTCGAGAGCCGGAGCCGGTGGCGCTCGTGGCTCTCATGGAGTTCCAGCGCGCCCGGTTCGCCTCCCGAGAGGACGCCGCCGGGCGCCCGGTGCTGCTCGCCGATCAGGACCGAACGATGTGGGACCGGCGACAGATCGCACGCGGGCGAGCGGCCCTGCGGCGAGCAGACCTCCTGGCATCCGGTCGGGGACGGGGCACGTATGCGCTGCAGGCGGCCATCGCCGAGTGCCACACTGTGGCATCGCACGTCGACGACACCGACTGGGAGACGATCGTCGTGCTCTACGAGGCGCTCGGACGGATCGCGCCGAGCCCGATCGTCGAACTCAACCGCGCCGTCGCCGTATCGATGGCGACCGGTCCCGCCACCGCGCTACGGATCGTCGACGATTTGGCGCGGCGCGGAGAGCTCCGAGGCTCGCCGCTGCTGCCGAGCGTGCGCGGTGAACTCCTGGCACGGCTCGGGCGCGCCACGGAGGCGCGGGAGGAGTTCGCGCACGCCATAGCCCTGACCGCCAACGACGCGCAGCGCCGAGTGCTCGAGGAGAAGGCGGCCGCACTGGACTAA
- a CDS encoding YciI family protein — MKHMLIMRTTAEALEASKELDFEAVINAMGAYNESLIKAGVLAGGDGLAPEAGYLVTFSADEPPLVSDGPYGEVHELFNGFWILDTATAEEAIEWAKRCPLGPGNTLEVRRITDESDFADFADNEFVQKEAGWREQLGTV, encoded by the coding sequence ATGAAGCACATGCTGATCATGCGGACCACGGCCGAAGCGCTGGAGGCGTCGAAGGAACTCGACTTCGAGGCGGTCATCAACGCGATGGGCGCCTACAACGAGTCGCTCATCAAGGCGGGAGTGCTCGCCGGCGGAGACGGGCTGGCGCCCGAGGCCGGTTACCTGGTGACGTTCTCGGCGGATGAGCCGCCGCTCGTGTCGGACGGCCCGTACGGGGAAGTGCACGAGCTCTTCAACGGCTTCTGGATCCTCGACACGGCGACGGCGGAGGAGGCGATCGAGTGGGCGAAGCGCTGCCCTCTCGGCCCCGGGAACACGCTGGAGGTCCGGCGGATCACCGACGAGTCCGACTTCGCCGACTTCGCTGACAACGAGTTCGTGCAGAAGGAGGCCGGCTGGCGCGAGCAGCTCGGCACGGTCTGA